Proteins co-encoded in one Brassica oleracea var. oleracea cultivar TO1000 chromosome C4, BOL, whole genome shotgun sequence genomic window:
- the LOC106338166 gene encoding uncharacterized protein LOC106338166 → MKAHKAYYQRVDFVSNSLQGIPQLCLCGSITKEIVDEDDTYDYLPGKRYFICKDFENDGLHYRQPWVMGVQEEVERLKQKVLRHENHGYYSCGDVRRLRKKPNQQNPPEIQADLENQLKASRNVAMAMAAKAKLLLRELKMVKSDLAFAKQRCTQLEEENKVLREDHNGENSQTDNDDLVRLQTETLLAEKARLAHENSIYTRENLYLRGVVEYHQITMQDVVYFDEKTEEVTEIYPVNVTSVSSSSDRSHTHPNPHILEFK, encoded by the exons ATGAAAGCACACAAAGCATACTACCAGAGGGTTGATTTCGTATCAAATTCGCTGCAGGGGATTCCCCAACTGTGCCTCTGTGGATCAATCACGAAGGAAATTGTAGATGAAGATGATACATATGACTACCTCCCTGGGAAAAGATACTTCATCTGCAAAGACTTCGAG AATGACGGTCTGCATTACAGGCAACCATGGGTTATGGGTGTGCAAGAAGAGGTTGAGAGGCTCAAACAGAAAGTTCTCCGCCATGAGAACCATGG TTATTACAGCTGTGGAGACGTAAGAAGATTAAGAAAAAAGCCGAACCAGCAGAACCCTCCTGAGATACAAGCAGATTTGGAGAATCAACTCAAGGCTTCTCGCAAT GTTGCAATGGCCATGGCTGCTAAGGCAAAGCTTCTTCTTCGGGAGCTGAAGATGGTAAAGTCTGATCTGGCCTTTGCAAAGCAGCGATGCACTCAGCTTGAAGAAGAAAACAAGGTTCTTAGGGAGGATCATAACGGCGAAAACAGCCAAACTGATAACGATGATCTT GTGCGACTTCAAACTGAGACATTATTGGCTGAGAAGGCTCGGTTAGCTCACGAGAACTCGATATACACACGCGAAAATCTCTATCTGAGAGGAGTGGTCGAATACCACCAGATAACGATGCAGGATGTGGTCTATTTTGATGAGAAGACTGAAGAAGTAACTGAGATATATCCTGTTAATGTCACTTCAGTGTCTTCTTCATCAGATAGGTCTCACACTCATCCAAACCCGCACATCTTAGAGTTCAAGTGA